The following DNA comes from Terriglobales bacterium.
GAAAAGAAGTTATTGTTCGCTTGATTCACCATGTATCCCTGCGACGAAACCGCCCTTTTCTAAAAGTCAATTGCGCTGCTCTTCCCTCTGAACTCCTCGAGAGCGAACTCTTCGGTTATGAAGCAGGCGCGTTCACTGGCGCCACCAAAGCTACAGCAGGAAAATTCGAAGCATGTCACAAAGGTACGATTCTGCTCGACGAGATCGCCGAGATGCCGCCTGCGCCGCAAGCAAAGCTGCTTCAGGTATTACAGGATGGGGAGTATTGCCGTCTTGGAAGCGCCAAGCCGATTCGAGTCGATGTCCGTGTGTTGGCGGCAACCAATGTCGACATCGCTCGGGCCATTAAAACGAGAAAGTTCCGAGAAGACCTCTACTACCGTCTGAATGCATTCTCAATCCAGGTACCGCCGTTGCGGGAGCGAATGGAGGACATCCCTGTCCTTCTGCAGCATTTCATCGCAATTCAATCCGGCGTTCTGGCATGTGAGCCGCTGCCGGTCTCGGCGGATCTTCTGAAGGCGTGTCTGCGCTACTCTTGGCCGGGTAATGTTCGCGAACTCGAGAATTTCGTAAAGCGTTACCTCATCGTGCGGGATGAGCAAAAGGCTATTTCGCACTTGATGCCGGAATCTTACCGCGGAAACTATCCGTCACAGAGCTCCACCAGCACCTTTTCGATGAAGGCCACGGATCTGAAATCTCTAGTAAGAGGGTTAAAAGAGCAAGCTGAACGCCAGGCCATCCTCGGCGCCCTCGAACTTTCACATGGGAATCGCAAAGACGCTGCCCACATCCTCAATATCTCCTCACGAGCTCTGATTTACAAAATGCGGGAATACGGCATCGACGGAGCAAAGGGCAAGTATTCTACGGATCAATCGGCGTAGGCTTCTCAAGCTACTCCAACCGCTGCGGCATCACGATCAGCTTACATTCCTTAACACTGTTCCGCATCTACGCCGATCCCAATCCAGCTTCGCCGATCCATTACAACATTTTTTGAACGAAAATATCGTCCACATTGCATTCACATTCGTGCCAATACCTCGTAAGCCTACGAGCAAATATTTTCGCGTGAAAAACCTTTCACTTCACTTTGCGTGGAAATCGGCCAATAGTCAGAGCGACTGGAATTGGCATGAATTGTGTCACGATATCGCAAACGCCTGCACAGGCCAGTATTTATGGCTCTCGCTGCCTTTCATTTTGGGAGATTTGATTTTCAAAATCAGTTTGGACTTCAACATGCACATGTGTGGACGTTCGGCTAGATGGCTGAAAGATGATCGCCATGAACTCTTCACTCCAGGGCACCGCGCTTCCAGTCCACCGGCAAGTAAACCACTTGCCACCAGACTCGATCGTCTTCGGCCGGACCGCGCATATGCACGCGCTACGTACTCGGATGGAGCGAGCTGCTGCTTTGGACATGCCGATATTATTGGATGGCGAGAGCGGCACTGGAAAAGACATTATCGCGCGCATACTGCACCGCCAATCGCCTTGGGTTGCCGGAGTGTTTGTAAAGGCAAGGTGCTCTTCCATCCCAGACAGTTTCGACACCCTCTTAGAATCCTCCTCAGACGTACTTACTGCTGAACCTCAATCCACGCGGCACCGTCTGGAGAGCAGCTGTTATGGAACGCTCTTTCTGGACGAGATTTCGGAAAGCAGCGCTGCTCTGCAAACCAAACTGTTGCGACTTCTGCAGGAAGGACAATTTTGCAGGATCAATTTGAAACGATGCAAGCTCAACCTCCGGCTCGTGTGCGCAACGAATCGCGGTCTGGAGGAAGCCGCCGAGCGTGGCACGTTCCGCAGGGATCTGCTTTATCGGATCAACGTCGTCACCATGCGCGTGCCGCCGTTGCGTGAACGCATCGTAGATGTTCCGGATCTTGCCAACTACTTCGTCGATTTCTTGAGCAACATTTATCAGTGCAAGGTACAACGTCCCTCGCGCCGATTATTGCAGTCGCTACTCAGCTATTCGTGGCCAGGAAACATCCGAGAGCTTGAAAACCTGATGAAAAGGTATGTGCTCTTCAATTGTGAAGAATGGATATGCGAAGAGCTTGCCGGCGGCCCCCGAGAAATGATCGCGCAGGAACTTTCTCAGCCCGGTGCACTTTCGTTGAAAGAGATTACCAGGAAAGCGATTCGCGACTTGGAGCGCGATGCGATTTTGAAAGTTCTACAGGCCAATAAATGGAATAGGAAACGGGCAGCGTGCGTGTTGAACATTAGCTACCGAGCACTCCTTTACAAACTAAAGGAGACAGGGATGACGACGTCCGCTCCAGCCTCCGCTGACAGCCTGACAACTCGACGTGCTGCAAGCACGGCATCGATGTGAGGAAGATTTGAGCGAGCAGTTGTGATGTAACGCACTGATC
Coding sequences within:
- a CDS encoding sigma-54 dependent transcriptional regulator → MSGATSSSAVQKEASHPATPVFGHAVTDQVPLVEQVGEGSFFVCHSRAMRELRCMVDLVAQTTLPVLILGETGVGKEVIVRLIHHVSLRRNRPFLKVNCAALPSELLESELFGYEAGAFTGATKATAGKFEACHKGTILLDEIAEMPPAPQAKLLQVLQDGEYCRLGSAKPIRVDVRVLAATNVDIARAIKTRKFREDLYYRLNAFSIQVPPLRERMEDIPVLLQHFIAIQSGVLACEPLPVSADLLKACLRYSWPGNVRELENFVKRYLIVRDEQKAISHLMPESYRGNYPSQSSTSTFSMKATDLKSLVRGLKEQAERQAILGALELSHGNRKDAAHILNISSRALIYKMREYGIDGAKGKYSTDQSA
- a CDS encoding sigma 54-interacting transcriptional regulator, which codes for MIAMNSSLQGTALPVHRQVNHLPPDSIVFGRTAHMHALRTRMERAAALDMPILLDGESGTGKDIIARILHRQSPWVAGVFVKARCSSIPDSFDTLLESSSDVLTAEPQSTRHRLESSCYGTLFLDEISESSAALQTKLLRLLQEGQFCRINLKRCKLNLRLVCATNRGLEEAAERGTFRRDLLYRINVVTMRVPPLRERIVDVPDLANYFVDFLSNIYQCKVQRPSRRLLQSLLSYSWPGNIRELENLMKRYVLFNCEEWICEELAGGPREMIAQELSQPGALSLKEITRKAIRDLERDAILKVLQANKWNRKRAACVLNISYRALLYKLKETGMTTSAPASADSLTTRRAASTASM